From the Cucurbita pepo subsp. pepo cultivar mu-cu-16 chromosome LG05, ASM280686v2, whole genome shotgun sequence genome, one window contains:
- the LOC111794860 gene encoding poly [ADP-ribose] polymerase 3 — MKVHEKRSHSHAHGSGEEEKIMTRKQKAESKTHENEQSPKKVKSEDENGRPNCKSETDLADEFESFCNATRESISIDQMKEILQMNEQDSTGPDYEVASKCQDLLFYGALEGCPVCSGNLVFDGKRYACNGFLSEWSTCTFKTKDPPRKNETNKLPESVLNSPISDLIKKYQNPGQRRKRNLGQSDKPFSGMTISLSGRLSRTHHYWRKEIEKHGGTVNNSVIGVSCLVVSPAERERGGSSKVAEAVERGIRVVREAWLLDSIEKQEAQPLEAYDIVTDLTVEGKGIPWDKQDPFEEALESLAAELKLYGKRGVYKDTKLQEQGGEIFEKDGILYNCAFSLCDQGRGLNEYCITQLIKVPDKNLHLFYKKGKVGDNPNAEERLEEWENEGDAIKEFVRLFEEITGNEFEPWEREKKFEKKRLSFYPIDMDDGVDVRHGGLGLRQLGVASVHSKLEPVVANFMKVLCSQEIYKYALMEMGHDPPEFPMGMLSNLHLKRCEEVLMEFIEKVKSMKETGLKAEAVWTDYSNRWFTLMHSTRPLIFKDYQEIAEHAAAVLESVRDITVASHLIGDMTGSTIDDPLSDRYKKLGGSISLLEKDSDDYKMIVNYLEKTYEPVKVGDIEYGVSVDNIFSVESEALPSYEEIKKLPNKVLLWCGTRSSNLMRHLHKGFLPAICSLPVPGYMFGRAIVCSDAAGEAARYGFTAVDRPEGFLVLAIVSLGEEIIEITSPPEDTKSLEEKKMGVKALGRKKTDESEHFVWKDDIRVPCGTLIASEHKDSPLEYNEYSVYDTKQASIRFLVGVKYEEKEVVMDTKE; from the exons ATGAAG GTTCATGAAAAGAGATCCCATTCTCACGCTCATGGTTctggtgaagaagaaaagataatGACAAGGAAACAAAAGGCAGAGAGCAAGACACATGAAAATGAACAATCACCTAAGAAAGTAAAGTCTGAAGACGAAAATGGGCGCCCGAACTGCAAATCCGAAACCGATCTTGCAGACGAGTTTGAATCGTTCTGTAACGCTACAAGAGAGAGTATTTCCATTGATCAAATGAAAGAGATCCTGCAAATGAATGAGCAAGACTCCACTGGCCCTGACTATGAGGTTGCTTCTAAATG TCAAGACTTGCTGTTCTATGGTGCACTAGAAGGTTGCCCAGTCTGTAGTGGCAACCTGGTATTTGATGGGAAACGCTATGCCTGCAATGGATTTCTAAGCGAATGGTCTACTTGTACCTTCAAAACCAAGGATCCACCTAGGAAAAATGAAACCAATAAGTTACCAGAATCAGTCTTGAATTCTCCCATATCAGAT TTGATAAAGAAGTATCAAAATCCAGGTCAACGTCGTAAGAGAAATCTTGGCCAATCAGATAAACCCTTCTCAGGAATGACCATTTCACTCTCTGGTCGTCTTTCGAGAACTCAT CATTACtggagaaaagaaattgagaagcaTGGAGGGACTGTTAACAATTCTGTTATAG GTGTCAGTTGTTTGGTTGTCTCTCCTGCCGAGAGAGAACGTGGTGGATCTTCCAAAGTTGCAGAAGCAGT TGAAAGAGGAATACGGGTCGTTCGAGAAGCTTGGCTGCTTGATAGCATTGAGAAGCAAGAAGCTCAACCACTGGAAGCTTATGATATTGTAACAGATCTCACTGTCGAAGGCAAAGGGATCCCTTGGGACAAACAAGATCCATTTGAAGAGGCACTTGAATCCCTCGCAGCTGAA CTCAAATTATATGGGAAGAGAGGGGTTTACAAGGATACCAAATTACAAGAACAAGGTGGAGAGATATTTGAAAAGGATGGGATCTTGTACAATTGCGCCTTTTCGCTTTGCGATCAAGGCCGAGGACTTAATGA GTATTGTATTACTCAACTGATCAAAGTACCTGATAAGAACTTGCATCTGTTCtataagaaaggaaaagttgGCGATAATCCCAACGCAGAGGAAAGGCTGGAGGAATGGGAAAACGAGGGAGATGCTATAAAGGAGTTTGTGCGGCTGTTCGAGGAAATAACTGGAAATGAATTCGAGCCATGGGAAAGGGAGAAGAAGTTTGAGAAGAAACGCTTGTCTTTCTATCCCATCGATATG GATGATGGTGTGGATGTGAGACATGGAGGGCTTGGTCTTCGGCAGCTAGGAGTTGCATCTGTTCACAGCAAGCTAGAGCCAGTGGTTGCCAACTTTATGAAGGTTTTGTGTAGCCAAGAGATTTACAA GTATGCTCTTATGGAGATGGGGCACGACCCTCCGGAGTTCCCGATGGGAATGCTTTCTAATCTTCACTTGAAGAGAT GCGAAGAGGTCCTTATGGAATTCATAGAGAAAGTAAAATCAATGAAAGAGACGGGACTTAAGGCTGAAGCTGTTTGGACAGATTACAGTAATAGATGGTTCACCCTCATGCACTCTACCAGACCTTTGATCTTCAAGGACTATCAAGAAATTGCTGAACAT GCTGCGGCTGTGTTGGAGAGTGTTCGAGATATAACAGTGGCTTCACATCTCATTGGCGACATGACTGGATCTACCATTGACGATCCACTCTCGGATCGATATAAGAAACTGGGTGGTTCTATTTCACTTCTGGAGAAGGATTCAGATGACTATAAAATGATTGTGAACTATCTAGAGAAAACCTACGAGCCTGTGAAAGTTGGAGATATT GAATATGGAGTGAGTGTTGACAACATTTTTTCTGTAGAATCAGAAGCACTCCCTAGCTACGAAGAGATAAAGAAGCTACCAAATAAAGTCCTCTTGTGGTGTG GCACCCGGAGTTCGAATCTCATGAGGCATTTGCACAAAGGCTTCTTGCCAGCAATATGCTCTCTTCCAGTCCCGGGTTACATG TTTGGCCGAGCAATTGTGTGCTCTGATGCTGCGGGGGAGGCAGCTAGATACGGTTTTACTGCCGTAGACAGGCCAGAAGGTTTTTTGGTCCTGGCTATTGTTTCTCTCGGGGAAGAGATAATAGAGATAACAAGCCCACCTGAG GACACGAAATCattggaggagaagaagatgggAGTGAAAGCATTGGGTAGGAAGAAGACAGACGAATCAGAACACTTTGTTTGGAAGGATGATATTAGAGTTCCATGTGGCACTTTGATCGCTTCAGAGCACAAAGATAGCCCTCTTGAATACAATGAGTACTCTGTCTACGATACCAAGCAG GCGAGTATAAGGTTCTTGGTGGGGGTGAAGTACGAGGAGAAAGAGGTGGTGATGGACACAAAGGAATGA
- the LOC111794863 gene encoding zinc finger A20 and AN1 domain-containing stress-associated protein 3-like produces MAEEHRCQAPKLCVNNCGFFGSPATQDLCSKCYRDLQLKEQQSSSAKLALNQTLTSAAAATIASSSFADASLLNLKSDSLEANQSFEEKAQVAADVTPAPAQQQASRCTTCRRRVGLTGFKCRCGMVYCGTHRYPEQHGCEFDFKGMGKDQIAKANPVVKGEKLQRI; encoded by the coding sequence ATGGCGGAAGAACATAGATGCCAAGCGCCGAAGCTTTGCGTTAACAACTGCGGATTCTTCGGGAGTCCTGCGACGCAAGATCTCTGCTCAAAGTGCTACCGAGATCTGCAGTTGAAGGAACAGCAATCCTCCTCCGCCAAACTCGCCTTAAACCAAACCCTAACATCCGCCGCCGCTGCCACCATCGCGTCATCCTCCTTTGCGGACGCGTCGTTGTTAAATCTCAAATCGGATTCATTGGAAGCGAACCAGTCCTTTGAGGAGAAGGCGCAGGTGGCGGCAGATGTAACTCCAGCGCCGGCGCAGCAGCAGGCGAGCCGATGCACGACGTGCAGGCGGCGCGTAGGATTGACAGGGTTCAAGTGCAGGTGCGGGATGGTGTACTGTGGGACTCACCGGTACCCGGAGCAACACGGGTGTGAATTTGACTTCAAAGGGATGGGGAAGGATCAGATCGCGAAGGCAAATCCGGTGGTGAAAGGGGAGAAACTACAGAGGATCtga
- the LOC111794861 gene encoding beta-1,6-galactosyltransferase GALT29A-like isoform X1 — protein MKSTVRPVFSVLLFISFVVPLICRLIFRRGLSSFELETYVIGSRPPAFVFNSTLLKFASVDLGERQSKRDIDQLLEANFGGPRAYRTYATWRRFNHYDKKARPSNSFPVTFRSPAFYRHWLDFRRSLSSWVRKKQLTTEIMPKLVRLIKDPIDRQNGFVGSDKKYSACAVVGNSGILLNSAYGKLIDSHEIVIRLNNARTDNHESKVGSKTNISFINSNILHLCARREGCFCHPYGPNVPTIMYICQPVHFMDYTICNKSHKSPLLITDPNFDALCSRIVKYYSVKRFMKVTGKSMEEWSSAHEGPLFHYSSGMQAVMLAVGICDKVSIFGFGKSPSAKHHYHTNQKKELGLHDYEAEYDFYYDLIARPQRIPFLSNKFKKHHFCIRWTSQRIWPTA, from the exons ATGAAGAGTACGGTCCGTCCGGTGTTCAGTGTGTTGCTGTTCATCTCATTTGTTGTGCCTCTCATCTGCCGCCTCATCTTCCGCCGCGGCCTCAGTTCTTTCGAGCTGGAAACTTATGTAATCGGTTCGAGACCACCAGCATTCGTGTTTAATTCCACACTGCTGAAATTTGCTTCGGTTGATTTGGGAGAGAGACAGTCGAAGCGAGATATAGATCAATTGTTGGAGGCGAACTTTGGTGGCCCGAGGGCGTACAGGACTTATGCTACATGGCGAAGATTCAATCATTATGACAAGAAAGCGAGGCCCTCGAATAGCTTTCCAGTAACGTTCCGCTCGCCGGCCTTTTACCGACATTGGTTGGATTTCAGGCGGTCATTGAGTAGCTGGGTGAGAAAGAAACAGCTCACGACGGAGATTATGCCGAAACTGGTAAGACTCATCAAAGACCCAATTGACAGGCAGAATGGCTTTGTCGGTTCAGATAAAAAGTATTCCGCTTGTGCCGTCGTGGGGAACAGTGGAATCTTATTGAACAGTGCTTATGGGAAACTGATTGACAGCCACGAGATTGTTATTCGATTGAACAACGCAAGGACAGATAATCATGAGAGCAAAGTTGGCTCTAAAACCAACATTTCTTTCATCAATAGCAACATCTTACACCTTTGTGCCAGAAGAGAAGGGTGTTTCTGCCACCCCTATGGGCCAAACGTGCCGACAATCATGTACATTTGTCAACCTGTACATTTCATGGACTACACTATCTGCAACAAATCCCACAAATCTCCGCTGCTGATTACTGATCCGAATTTTGATGCTCTGTGCTCTAGGATTGTGAAATATTACTCGGTCAAACGCTTTATGAAGGTGACAGGGAAGTCGATGGAAGAATGGAGCTCAGCCCACGAAGGTCCTTTATTCCACTATTCTTCTGGTATGCAAGCCGTTATGTTGGCCGTAGGAATTTGCGACAAAGTTAGTATATTCGGATTTGGGAAATCGCCTTCAGCAAAACATCATTATCACACAAACCAGAAGAAGGAATTGGGGCTGCACGATTATGAGGCAGAGTATGATTTTTATTACGATTTGATTGCTAGGCCACAGAGAATACCTTTCTTGTCGAACAAGTTCAAG AAACACCATTTTTGCATCAGGTGGACTTCTCAAAGGATTTGGCCGACAGCTTAA
- the LOC111794861 gene encoding beta-1,6-galactosyltransferase GALT29A-like isoform X2, producing MKSTVRPVFSVLLFISFVVPLICRLIFRRGLSSFELETYVIGSRPPAFVFNSTLLKFASVDLGERQSKRDIDQLLEANFGGPRAYRTYATWRRFNHYDKKARPSNSFPVTFRSPAFYRHWLDFRRSLSSWVRKKQLTTEIMPKLVRLIKDPIDRQNGFVGSDKKYSACAVVGNSGILLNSAYGKLIDSHEIVIRLNNARTDNHESKVGSKTNISFINSNILHLCARREGCFCHPYGPNVPTIMYICQPVHFMDYTICNKSHKSPLLITDPNFDALCSRIVKYYSVKRFMKVTGKSMEEWSSAHEGPLFHYSSGMQAVMLAVGICDKVSIFGFGKSPSAKHHYHTNQKKELGLHDYEAEYDFYYDLIARPQRIPFLSNKFKTS from the exons ATGAAGAGTACGGTCCGTCCGGTGTTCAGTGTGTTGCTGTTCATCTCATTTGTTGTGCCTCTCATCTGCCGCCTCATCTTCCGCCGCGGCCTCAGTTCTTTCGAGCTGGAAACTTATGTAATCGGTTCGAGACCACCAGCATTCGTGTTTAATTCCACACTGCTGAAATTTGCTTCGGTTGATTTGGGAGAGAGACAGTCGAAGCGAGATATAGATCAATTGTTGGAGGCGAACTTTGGTGGCCCGAGGGCGTACAGGACTTATGCTACATGGCGAAGATTCAATCATTATGACAAGAAAGCGAGGCCCTCGAATAGCTTTCCAGTAACGTTCCGCTCGCCGGCCTTTTACCGACATTGGTTGGATTTCAGGCGGTCATTGAGTAGCTGGGTGAGAAAGAAACAGCTCACGACGGAGATTATGCCGAAACTGGTAAGACTCATCAAAGACCCAATTGACAGGCAGAATGGCTTTGTCGGTTCAGATAAAAAGTATTCCGCTTGTGCCGTCGTGGGGAACAGTGGAATCTTATTGAACAGTGCTTATGGGAAACTGATTGACAGCCACGAGATTGTTATTCGATTGAACAACGCAAGGACAGATAATCATGAGAGCAAAGTTGGCTCTAAAACCAACATTTCTTTCATCAATAGCAACATCTTACACCTTTGTGCCAGAAGAGAAGGGTGTTTCTGCCACCCCTATGGGCCAAACGTGCCGACAATCATGTACATTTGTCAACCTGTACATTTCATGGACTACACTATCTGCAACAAATCCCACAAATCTCCGCTGCTGATTACTGATCCGAATTTTGATGCTCTGTGCTCTAGGATTGTGAAATATTACTCGGTCAAACGCTTTATGAAGGTGACAGGGAAGTCGATGGAAGAATGGAGCTCAGCCCACGAAGGTCCTTTATTCCACTATTCTTCTGGTATGCAAGCCGTTATGTTGGCCGTAGGAATTTGCGACAAAGTTAGTATATTCGGATTTGGGAAATCGCCTTCAGCAAAACATCATTATCACACAAACCAGAAGAAGGAATTGGGGCTGCACGATTATGAGGCAGAGTATGATTTTTATTACGATTTGATTGCTAGGCCACAGAGAATACCTTTCTTGTCGAACAAGTTCAAG ACTTCCTAA
- the LOC111794858 gene encoding protein SUPPRESSOR OF K(+) TRANSPORT GROWTH DEFECT 1-like has protein sequence MYSNFKEQAIEYVKQAVQEDNAGNYAKAFPLYMNALEYFKTHLKYEKNPKIKEAITQKFTEYLRRAEEIRAVLDDGGPGPASNGDAAVATKPKTKPKDGEGGDGEDPEQAKLRAGLNSAIIREKPDVKWNDVAGLESAKQALQEAVILPVKFPQFFTGKRRPWRAFLLYGPPGTGKSYLAKAVATEADSTFFSISSSDLVSKWMGESEKLVSNLFQMARDSAPSIIFIDEIDSLCGQRGEGNESEASRRIKTELLVQMQGVGNNDQKVLVLAATNTPYALDQAIRRRFDKRIYIPLPDLKARQHMFKVHLGDTPHNLTEADFESLARKTDGFSGSDVSVCVKDVLFEPVRKTQDAMFFFKTPDGMWVPCGPKQQGAVQITMQELAGKGLASKILPPPITRTDFDKVLARQRPTVSKSDLEIHERFTKEFGEEG, from the exons ATGTATAGCAATTTCAAGGAACAAGCTATCGAGTACGTGAAGCAGGCGGTACAGGAAGATAATGCTGGCAATTACGCGAAAGCCTTCCCACTGTATATGAACGCCTTGGAATACTTCAAAACTCATTTGAAGTATGAGAAGAATCCTAAGATTAAGGAAGCCATTACCCAGAAATTCACCGAGTATTTGCGTCGTGCCGAGGAGATACGTGCTGTGCTCGATGATGGCGGTCCAGGACCGGCTTCCAATGGGGATGCGGCGGTTGCGACTAAGCCCAAGACGAAGCCAAAGGATGGAGAAGGAGGAGATGGAGAAGATCCAGAACAGGCTAAGCTGCGAGCCGGTCTTAATTCCGCGATCATAAGGGAGAAGCCGGACGTCAAGTGGAACGATGTCGCTGGATTAGAAAGCGCCAAGCAGGCATTGCAAGAGGCGGTAATATTACCCGTGAAGTTCCCGCAGTTCTTTACTG GTAAGAGGCGACCATGGAGAGCTTTCTTGTTATATGGACCTCCTGGAACTGGAAAATCATACTTGGCAAAGGCTGTTGCTACGGAGGCTGACTcaacatttttcag CATTTCTTCCTCGGACCTTGTCTCGAAATGGATGGGTGAAAGTGAAAAGCTAGTTTCAAATCTTTTTCAAATGGCTCGAGATAGTGCTCCATCTATCATCTTTATTGATGAAATAGATTCATTATGTGGTCAACGAGGTGAAGGTAATGAAAGCGAAGCTTCAAGACGCATTAAGACAGAACTTCTTGTGCAGATGCAG GGTGTAGGAAACAACGATCAGaaagttcttgttcttgctgCAACAAATACTCCCTATGCCTTGGATCAG GCCATTCGTCGGCGATTCGACAAGCGGATATACATCCCTCTTCCCGATTTGAAAGCCAGGCAGCATATGTTCAAA GTGCATCTGGGGGATACGCCACATAATTTGACAGAAGCAGATTTTGAAAGCTTAGCACGCAAGACAGATGGTTTCTCAGGTTCAGATGTTTCAGTTTGT GTGAAGGATGTGCTCTTCGAACCTGTTCGCAAAACACAAGATGCTATGTTCTTCTTTAAAACTCCTGATGGTATGTGGGTACCCTGTGGACCAAAGCAACAAGGTGCTGTCCAAATTACCATGCAAGAGTTAGCAGGCAAAGGACTCGCCTCAAAG ATTCTTCCTCCTCCAATTACAAGAACAGACTTTGACAAGGTCCTAGCTAGACAGAGGCCTACTGTGAGTAAATCTGATCTGGAGATTCATGAAAGGTTTACAAAAGAGTTTGGGGAGGAAGGTTGA